DNA sequence from the Moorena sp. SIOASIH genome:
AATCAGTAACTACCTGACTAATGACAGAGCCTTAACTAGATTATTTTTGTATTATTGTTCTACTCCCTTTGACCCCCCAGCATCAAGCTGAGTTCGTAAGCGCACAGAGTCAGCGTGAGATGGTAGACCTTCTGCTTCAGCAAGAGTCTCGATAGCACCAGCCACTTTATGGAGGGCTCGGTCTGAATACTGAATCAAACTGGAGTGCTTCATAAAGGTTTCCACACCTAGGGCAGAAGCATAACGAGCAGCACCTGAAGTTGGTAGGGTGTGATTGGGTCCAGCTAAGTAATCACCTACTGCTTCAGGGGTTGAGTTACCCAAGAAAATTGCCCCAGCGTGGTGGATATAGTCTAGTAAGTCCCAAGGTTGGGTAATTTCTAGTTCTAAGTGTTCTGGAGCAAACTCATCAGACAGTTGTGCTGCCACTTCTAAAGAATCAACAACAACGATTAGACCATAGTGAGCGATCGCTTTTTCTGTCAACAGGCGTCGTGGATGGTCTTTTAGTTGCTGCTGCACTTGCACCTGCACTTGTTTGGCTAATTGAGCATCAGTGGTCAGGAGAATTGCTGCTGCCATTGGGTCATGTTCTGCCTGAGCCAATAGATCGACAGCCACATGAACTGGATTAGCTTCCTGATCCGCAATAATTAATACCTCAGAAGGACCAGCCAGGGAGTCAATCCCTACAATACCGTAAACCAGTTTCTTGGCCAGGGTTACGTAAATGTTCCCCGGACCGCTAATCACATCCACGTTGGGAATGGTTTCGGTTCCAAAGGCTAAGGCTGCAATTGCTTGGGCACCACCTACCCGGTAAATCTCATGAATACCGGCTTCCTGAGCAGCCACAAGCACAGCCGGATTAATGCTTTGATCAGGTCTTGGTGGAGTAACCATTACAATTTGGTTAACCTGAGCTACCTTGGCTGGAATAGCATTCATTAACACAGTACTGGGATAGGACGCCCTACCTCCAGGAACATATAGTCCAGCCTTATCTACAGGAGTGTAGCGCTTGCCTAAAACCACATCATCTTCACCAAATTGCACCCAGGATTTGGGAACTCGTTGTCGATGAAATGCCTCGATTTGTCTGGCGGCTAATTGAATCGCATCCAGTAATTCCTTGGAGACCTGTTGGTAAGCCGCATCTAGTTCCGAACCGCTGATTCGCAGTTGTTCTCGACTCAATCTCAGCTGATCAAATTCCTCAGTGTAGTGCAGGAGCGCTACGTCTCCTTTACGCTTCACTGCCTGTAAAACTTCCCTTACAGTTGCCTCTTTGTTCAGCATTTGGTCAGAAGCCGTGCGATCGCGGATACGTCGCAGTTCAGTTTGTGCCTCAGCCTGCTCAGTTATGATTCGCAGCATGGAGTCGGAGTGCCCATCACGCTAGTGTTGATCTTCCTAGACCAGGTTTATACACTTATCCTGATCAAAGGTGTCTATTTTTCCTGGACTTACTTTAAGAATATAGCTTAAATAGGGTGATGCTTGGGTTACGCTATGCGTGTTGATACTAGTTGATACTAGTTTAGTATGATATATGGTATAATGTTATTTCTGGTATCATACCATTTTCTATGGGACGTAACTCCCAAACTAAATTAAGTTAAGTAAAGACTGCTGTGGCTAATAACAAGTCTGCCCTCAAACGCATAAAAATCGCCGAACGGAACCGAATTCGGAACAAAGCCTACAAATCAGCGGTGAAAACGCTGACCAAGAACTATTGTGCTGCCTTAGAAGAGTACGAACGCCAACCAAGTCCGGAAGCCTTGGAAGAAGTCAAACGTCGAATGTCAGAAGCATACAGCAAAATTGACAAGGCTGTCAAGCGTAAGGTGCTCCATCGTAATAATGGCGCTCGGAAAAAAGCAAGTCTTGCCAAAAAGCTCAAAGCTATAGAGGCTCAACTTAACGCTACTGTGACCGAATCACCTGCTGTATGATCAGATTGCCTGACTCAGCTGACCTTAGCTAAGTGCTGCAATTAGTAATTC
Encoded proteins:
- the hisD gene encoding histidinol dehydrogenase is translated as MLRIITEQAEAQTELRRIRDRTASDQMLNKEATVREVLQAVKRKGDVALLHYTEEFDQLRLSREQLRISGSELDAAYQQVSKELLDAIQLAARQIEAFHRQRVPKSWVQFGEDDVVLGKRYTPVDKAGLYVPGGRASYPSTVLMNAIPAKVAQVNQIVMVTPPRPDQSINPAVLVAAQEAGIHEIYRVGGAQAIAALAFGTETIPNVDVISGPGNIYVTLAKKLVYGIVGIDSLAGPSEVLIIADQEANPVHVAVDLLAQAEHDPMAAAILLTTDAQLAKQVQVQVQQQLKDHPRRLLTEKAIAHYGLIVVVDSLEVAAQLSDEFAPEHLELEITQPWDLLDYIHHAGAIFLGNSTPEAVGDYLAGPNHTLPTSGAARYASALGVETFMKHSSLIQYSDRALHKVAGAIETLAEAEGLPSHADSVRLRTQLDAGGSKGVEQ
- the rpsT gene encoding 30S ribosomal protein S20 → MANNKSALKRIKIAERNRIRNKAYKSAVKTLTKNYCAALEEYERQPSPEALEEVKRRMSEAYSKIDKAVKRKVLHRNNGARKKASLAKKLKAIEAQLNATVTESPAV